In the Procambarus clarkii isolate CNS0578487 chromosome 70, FALCON_Pclarkii_2.0, whole genome shotgun sequence genome, TAATAAAGTCTCCAGCGGTCGATAGGTCTTAAGCCCAATACTAGTCAAACCGGTTCACTGGTTCACCAGTACATCACTAAAATTCAAGCACTTTCGATAGGCCAACCCGTTATTGATTCAAACTATaaaatgttaaaatatattttttgaattggtcggtagagcgacggcctcgctttttTTTAAGTCATGTTCGATCCCTAGGATGATCGAAGTGGTTGAGTACCACCATTCCGTCAGttcatcctcatatcccagctcatagtcTGTCTTCAGATTCTTTATAATTGTTATATAGGTGGAAAGCTTTAGACGTGGAGGCTCTTGAAACAGTACATGATCAAAGCGTAGCATGTCTGTCATCAAAATTGGTTCACCCTATTACAAGTCTTTAATTGTATTACTATTATCTATAAACATATAAAGTAGAATTATGTTTGGAGAGATGAAATTGATGTCTTTAAGAGGATGTGAGGAAGTCTTTCACTATCTCCTCCGGACGTGACCTACATGGCTTTGTCTATAGCCTAGTGCGAGTTTCTGCTTCTGCAAACACTATTAAGAGGCGCTTCAGATTGAAATATGCTTATCTAGCGTCTTATTTTTTCTCATGTGTTATGATTCCATATCATCTTAGGAATATGTCTTTATTTCTTTGAAGAATTACAATCAGATTACTGCAGAGCAGAATGTGAGATCCTTGTTCGACGCTATTCAATCCTCGGAGCGAGACTTAACACGGGATGTCAATTAGGCCTTATAACTGCCACCCTTCTGGACACTTCACTGCTCCCTGGGAATCAATGCTCACTGCGCCCTGGGAAGCCATGCTCACTGCTTCCCTGGGAAACTGCTCACTGCTCCCTGGGAATCAATGCTCACTGCTCCCTGGGAAATTGCTCACTGCTCCCTGGGAATCAATGCTCACTGCTCCATGGAAAACAATGCTCACTACTCCCTCGGAATGGCTCACTGCTCTAGGGAAGCAGTGGGCAGCATTATACCAGAAACAATAATTTTCATGTGGTGTTGACCTATCAACCGCAGGTTTCCTAAAGTCCTCGAAAATATATAAACTCtcagtatatatacacacctgtAGACTCTCAGTATTTACACCtgtaaactctcagtgtatatatacacctgTGAGCTCTCAATGTATGTACACAGAGAAGAGGGGGTACATCTCTCGGTGCATAAATATATATCCGAGAGCACCGGGACAaagaattacgggctattcatgcccgtgccaactcTTGGGTGGCTGAATCTTTATCAATCAGGACAAAGAAAACCTGGTGTATACATCGCCTGCCATCCTCTGGCTGGAATATGGATGGCATCAGAACGTACACAAAGATGAATGGCAGCGAAACATACACAAGGATAGGCATGCTTAGAGGAGGCTTTGCCTGTCCATTCTCAACTGAAATATGGATGGAAACGCGACGTTCATAGATAGCATGATGGACTTTAAATTAATTATGTTTAATGCAAGAAATGAGATAGGTCAAGGCTCTCTGATCGATTCTGATGTCAAGACGTCGTAACTAAGATAAAGAGAGGCATAATTTTCGACAGTACACACATCACTGTGCCAGATTTCGTGGAAATTGACATGAAAAGTTAAAGCTGGATTGATATTCTCAAATCTTCATTGCAAAGAGATTCTTTGCGCGGTAAATTTGCCAATAACAGTTaacatatataattttttttatgaacgtTCAGTCTGCtattgcaagattatgtgcaaggATATTTTTTATGAAATTGTAAAATTATACTATTTGGGACACACGAACAcaaggaagcagtgaaagaaataTGTCAAAAAGTAGCTATTGAAATATTTAAGTTTAAGGATCTTTAAGGAATCTTGATTTTGTTAGATATCAGTTGGTCTATGGTAAACCCTCCGCACCCCATGACACGCCTTCCGCGCACCGCACCCGCCGCACGCCACACCCATTATCTTGGCACGCCGCACGCCGCACCCATTATCTTGGCACGCCGCACGCCACACCCATTCTCTTGGCACGCCGCACGCCACACCCTCCGCACGCCACACCCACTCCCTCCGCACGCCAGACCACACCCACTCTCCCCACAAGTCAAATCCACACCCTCCGCACGGCCctaaggggcctgacggctgagtgaacagcactcgggattcgtagttctagggtccggggatcgatccccggcgaaggcggaaacaaatgggcagtttctttcatcctgatgcccctattcacctagcaggtacggcagagtttctttctttcaccctggtgcccctgttcacctagcagtacataggtacctgggagttagacagctgctacgggctgcttcctggagatgtgtgagTATGtccgtgtgttagagagaaatatatctaGTAGACATAATAaggggaaaaatagattggttagaaaggcggaatccaagagctaatagctcgatcctgcagacacaaataataactacactctcaccctccatacgccacttcgctggaagacagaaaagcccggggagacatgatcaccacatacaaaattctcagtggaattgacagggctgacaaggatggattatttaacacgggtggtacacacacaaggagacacaggtggaagccgagtacccaaatgagccacagagacgttagaaaggactttttcagtgtcagagtagttagtaaatgcaatgcattaggcgctgatgtggtggaggctgactccatacacagtttcaaatgtagatatgatagagcccagtaggctcaggaatctatacatcagttgattgacggttgagaagcggggccaaagagccaaagctcaaccccccaaaagcacaactaggtgagtacacacaccctctgccaccacacaccacaccctccacacaccacaccctccacacactacaccctccacacaccacaccctccacacactacaccctccgCACATCAGAATTACAGCCTCGatcctgtgccaggaaagtccacttcagggctcaccatagccccatgCTACTTGAAACATttgtttccagtagctgaatctccACACAGTCCCATACTCTCTACAGGTTACGCAGCTCATCctccactgctccacagtctaccAGTTGAGTATCTACTTGAAGACTGTTCAAACAGCCTTCGAGCAGATAACCATTTAGCCAGCTTAATTGGTGTGGGGTTACAGCCTgttgaagagggggagggggcagtaattcgaccttgaggAAGACGTCGATATAAACCAATAAAATAAATAAGACCTCGATATaaacttatatattatatatatatatatatatatatatatatatatatatatatatatatatatatatatatatatatatatatgtatatatatatatatatatacatatatatatatatatatatatatatatatatatatatatatatatatatatatatatatatatatatatatatatatatactagctgccTGTCCCCTCGACACGAATTAAAATGGCGGCACGCACGAGGCTACTGGTCTATCACCCGTCCTCACCCGTCTTTTACTTATCAAGGATATCACGAAGAGGGAGTGAACGCCGACAATTGAAAGGGGAAGATTGAAGGTAATAACAAAATAATTGGATCAATATAACAAAAGGCTTTTCAAGTAGTAAATAGACTTCATAACGAGCGCTGGGTCAATATTGTCCTCACCAACCCCATCCCTGACgtgacccccccctccacccccggtCATAACTTACACACGTGGACATATCTATCTAAGAAAAGCTATCACAGTTACATAATTATATATGCAACTGTACCCGGTCCTTGGCATCCAGCCTCTGACAGACAgtcagatacagacagacagacagtcagatacagacagacaggcaggcagatagATTTCCAATGACAGACAGATATACCCGGTAGATTAACCTCGTGTCtgggtataataataataataataataataataataataataataataataataataataataataataataataataataataataataataacaattattattattattattattattgcgttAGTGGATTACGTAAGAAGCTTGagaggaggattgactaggccgcGGCCCAATCAGTGCTGGTGGGTCTGGGTCGGGGAGGGTGGGGGAAGCggcagggggaaggggaggaataAGCACCTCGCTGCTCTAGTTACCAGAAAAAGGAATTATTTATAATTTTATAGTGCGAATTACTGGCTAGCTATCGACCAGTTGGTAGAAGGCGACCAGTTCACATcgacctcatccccccccccccttcctttcgtCCTCGTTGACTCCCACCGTCAAGAGGATCTTGACGGGGATATAAATATTACCTCCGTAGTCCTCCATTTTTCTGTCTCTCTTGTCCCGAAGCGTCACCTCTTGGAGAAAATGAAAGCCGTAATGGATTGTAAAACCTACTTTACCTTACCCTAGCCTAACTAAACCTGGCCCAAACTATAACCTACTCTATCCCAACATAGCCTAACCTgacgatagatatatatatgcggTTTAGAGAGACGGAAAGCGAGACTGGTTGAACCGACATAGGGTTCGATTTGACCGTATTCCCCCGCCCCCTCTAACCGTAATATACGCACTTCCTTGCGCAAGAGACAAgcctctccccaccccccctttCCCGCTTTTCTCTACCTCCTGCTCCCCCTTCTAAGGCCTTCCTTCTCTCCTAtctcccaccacctccaccatgggGGAGAGGCGCCTACTTCACCGTGGGAGACCACCTCACCCATTCTTCTCCTAGCAGCTGGGGGCCCTTGTGCTATCATAACTTATACTTTATTTCCCATTTCAAACAAATTCCCCCCATCACATGTACCACTTTATCTTCTTtatgataataataatctttattcacATGAAGGTACAATAGGGTTGGTGAGGTTTCATAAGatttatatttttacattcttgtaaaaggattttctcccccccccccctcctcctctcccaccagCCTGGGAGTATACCTACACTGTATACCCTCCTCTCTTATCCTCAACGTTGTAGACTGTTATTGCCCACCGTGGGAGATATAGTTATTCCCCACCGTGGGAGACAGCTATAGCTATTATTCCCCACCGGGGAAGACAGCTATCCTCAGCATGGGATACAGCTATTTCTCAGCACAGGAGACATCTATCCCTAATGTGGGAGACAGCTAATTATTATAACCCAACACCGTTGGAATTATTCACGCATCCTCTGTGCGAAACGCAGCAACATCATAGCGTGGGATTCAATTATACCCCAACGTGGGAGAATGTTTACCTCCCTCGCCTTTCCTTAACGTGTAAAACAGCTTGTCCTTAACCTGAGAgacagctacccccccccccccctcctcctaacTAGGGAAACGAATACGCCCTAACATGGGAGACATTACCCCCCTAATATGGAAGACAGCTGCCCTTAACGTGGGAGATAGCTACTTCCTAACCTAAGACCAACCATTTGGGCCGGACGGTCTCATTCATGTAGGTCGATGTTCAaaccaaaaaaatacaaaaatccccgaccgtccaagtagttgggcaccattccttcccctcccctcccctcccaaacccttatcccttccaagggctatatagttgcAATGGCTTCTTTCTTTCTCCTgaaagttcccttcccttccctgggAGAAACAGCTATTCATATTAAACGTTTGAGActattccccccctcccacccccatctCACCTACAAAATGATGGGAaacagcctcccccccccactccaatgTGGGAGAAAGCATATCCTCCCCCCCACTTCCTCGCCTATTCTAAGGATAGaggatgcaacccccccccccctccccagcgtAAGAAACAGCTGCTCTCCGCAATACTATACGGTTGCAACATGACCAACCATGACGTCCTTTTGTCATCAAATACTGCCATGTGCGCCTATGCCTCCCTCCTGgcttgttatggtggtggaggatgatggtaggtgtgagggagggggtggggaggtggtggggtaTGGGTGGATGTGGAGGGGTATGGGGGGATGTGGAGGGGTATGGTGGGATGTGGAGGGGTATGGGGGGGATGTGGAGGGGTATGGTGGGATGTGGAGGGGTATGGGGGGGATgtggaagggaagggggatgTGGAAAGGGATGATGAAGGGGGGAAGGGAGCGTGAGGGGGTATGGTGTTATGtaatagggggagaggggggtggttcAGGAAAGGGGTAGAGGAAGGGAATTTATAAAAGGgggaagaaatagcctaagctacgaaTCTATATCCTTTTGGGAAGTATTTTATTATTTCTATAAACTTACTTATTATCTCCATAAACTTGCCTATTGAACTTGTTCGAATTTAAAAGACGAGAGAatacactatttttttttttcattcacgTGTTGAGCAAGTTTTAAATTTTATTCTCAAATGTTAATTTTTGCGTTTTATGGCATTTTATTTCACGGGAATTACTGCTATTGTAAATAATATAATCTTTACTAAGTAGCATCGGGTGCAGGTGTCAGAGATGCAGTCTtgttttgtacacacacacacacatacatatatacatacatacatacatacatacatacatacatacatacatacatacatacatacatacatacatacatacatacatacatacatacatacatatatagcgTAGGTAGGCGCAGTCCGTTGGTCACCCCTAGCGTCCGTTGGTCACCTCTAGCGTCCGTTGCTCACCCCTAGCGTCCGTTGGTCACCTCTAGCGTCCGTTGGCCACCCCTAGCGTCCGTTGGTCACCTCTAGCGTCCGTTGGCCACCCCTAGCGTCCGTTGGTCACCTCTAGCGTCCGTTGCTCACCCCTAGCGTCCGTTGGTCACCTCTATCGTCCGTTGGCCACGCCTAGCGTCCGTTGGTCACCTCTAGCGTCCGTTGCTCACCCCTAGCATCCGTTGGTCACCTCTAGCGTCCATTGATCACCCCTAGCGTCCGTTGCTCACCCCTAGCGCCCGTTGGTCGTGTTTGTCTTGAAGGTTCCCGCGGTGTtgtggtaagatactcgcctggcgttgCGCAAGCGCTctttcctgggttcgtatcctggccgggggaaggatttactgggcgtcaaatCCTTAACGGTAGCCTCTGTTTGTCCAAAAGTAAAATGGATACCTAGTTGTTAAaccatttggcgggtcgtattccgaggaacaggattaaggacttgcccaaaactcAACGCGTTCAAGTGGCTGTACACGAATGTAAGAATTCTtgaatatatgtaaaaaaaaagtggGTGGACTGAACTTGATGTCAGCATACTCGGTGacatcaagttcaagtacgtttacggAGACAATAACATAGATTTCAAAAAAGGataagagtagcttaggctatttctaccttgccaaaccccccaccccaccccccacccccggtGACATCTCTGTATACCCAGTAATATCTCTCAGAATACCCGGTAACACATTATTGTACCCGGTAACATATTATTGTACCCGGTAACATCATTATTTTACCCGGTAACATCATTATTTTACCCGGTAACATCATTGAACGAAGCagctataagtgtgtgtgtgtgtgtgtgtgtgtgtgtgtgtgtgtgtgtgtgttagtgtgtgtagtgttagAGAGCAGAGTGTTTACGTGGGAAATTATTTCTTTCTATTTATATAGGGGTTGAGCCTATAGCCGCGTGAGTATATGGTAGCCTTCCAGCTTATATAATCATGGCAACAAAATCGCTGGCCTAGGTTTTATagctggtctccccccccccccctcctataaCATGTTCTAGCCCCGTCTGTGTGACAGTAACATGCTCGTACCACGTGTGCATGAGAGGTAATATGCACTAGTCACGTGTGTATCCACGTATCATCCGTTAGTCACATGTTAGCCATGTGATTTGTCACGAACTTATCACGCCCCCTACAGAGTACACATGACAAGCACGTGACTACCATGAGTACACACGACCAAGAGCAAACACCACAATCAAAAGTACACACAATCAAGAGCACACAGCAACCAAGAGTACACACAATAACCAagagtacacacaacacacacacgtgagAACCATGGATTTACGCAGGCGTGTTGTGGTAGACCGACGCTAGGCTTCCGGCGACGCTCGCTTACATTTTCGCTAGAAACTCAATCCATCTCAGGCGGCGAGTGCTCCACACCCCTGGTACTCCAGCCTCAGACGGTGAGTGCTCCACACCCTGGTACTCCAGCCTCAGACAGTGAGTGCTTCACACCCTGGTACTCCAGCCTCAGGCGGTGAGTGCTCCACACCCTGGTACTCCAGCCTCAGACGGTGAGTGCTCCACACCCTGGTACTCCAGCCTCAGACAGTGAGTGCTCCACACCCTGGTACTCCAGCCTCAGACGGTGAGTGCTCCACACCCTGGTACTCCAGCTTCAGGCGGTGAGTGCTCCACACCCTGGTACTCCAGCCTCAGACGGTGAGTGCTCCACACCCTGGTACTCCAGCCTCAGACAGTGGGTGTTCCACATTTTGGTACAGTTATGAAGGTCACCTTATTAAAtatatgttgttttagattcagccactcggaacaaaaagttccaagccatCGCGGGATAGttgttgtcccctaactccccttgccacttcggggggtatagggtgtttatcagggcaccaatccccccagccactgggcatggcgagaaggcacccctaagcatacctaattccCTATCAAACACAAACTTAAATACACATAcatggcagatctcatcacaacccacaagagttaagatgatactaataacacacaataataacctgaaaaacaaacatatataaaatggaaaattcttttgtatttttttcttatatgggacacagcacacacaggtaggggtgcacagtatatcattaaaaaaAAACTAACGCTGAAGGCCAAAACAGCAAGCTGCCTAAGCGGCAGGATTGATGACTTGACGTCAGCATACATGGAAAACTATTCATAGTGTTAGCTCCTAACAAGGCCCCGGAGCGGGAAGGATATCATGCATGCGTATGGGGGTCTCTCCGGCAGCCGCCTTACCTACTCGTGGGCTCCGGCCAGGTCGTCCGCCCTCTTGTGAGACACCATtaggagaagtggtactccagatgacgactctgcttagatagttggctaccaGCTATCCTCGCTGCGGTTCACCAAAGCGAGACTATATTGACCCTTATCCACCCTGTGCACGGTGATCCTGGGACTAACGTGGTCTGCCCCTAGATGTggtcttggaccatattctgttGATGGAATGTGTCCAGGTCAGGGCTTTCACAACAAATTTCAAGGTCGCTCATGGTGAATCCCATATCCTGGAGACCATCTTCCCCTCCAACTATGGGTTATTAAAGAGACAGATACTGTGTGCTTCCAGGTATATTCCCTAACCTTATGTTAAGGAGGCTGTATATACCTGGCACCAGATGTATTCGAGAGTCGAGctcatattaatattttattttttcagAATATTTGTGCGTAATTGGTGGTTTTatacaaaatataaatattttattaacatATAACAGTAGTAATAAAATGTTTTTaaacatatttttatttattagttGATGATTAATCTATATTTTCATTATTGTATGTAACTAATTTGGTGTGATTTAATTGGTGAAAAATATACACTTAATTCCGCACGTGTACCTCTCCCGTTGTGCTAAGTTAGCCCTCCAGACAAGCTCTGACGGTCATTTCAGTTTTCTATGAAAGGTCGGCGTCACGATAAGGCCTACATTTACTAgcgtgggttgagcttcggctcttcaaTCTCGCCTCTAAACTTTCAATCAATTAATGTACAAGTTCCTGACTATATTAGAATCTATTGTATTTACATGTAAAATTGTATAGAGCCTGCATCCACCACCTTGCTTTTCCGCACGTTTCGCTTGTTCACTATTTCACTACTCACAGCTTTATCAATTCCCTCTGATAATTTTTTTCGATACATTCATATCCCCTTTAACTCTTATGTCGTCCAGCGACGTGAAATTTAATTCTGtagtttttcctcgtaactcatacatgCTGGGTTTTGAGAGTTAGACATGACAAAAATTAGTTATATTCAACACAAAAATTGGCTCACGTTGTAGAAACACAACATATGCTTAATATTGTACATAACGCGGCTAATTTACTGATCATTATTATATTCAAATAAAGAGCACCTGTTATAGAAATTAATTACAAATAAGGCAATAGCAAAAGATCCTTCAGTCAGCAATTTGGAAAATAATTTGTCCAGGTATTAGGATCAATAGCTGGACATTATTTTTCACCACAGGGATTTACCCAGTGAATGTTTAGAACTTTAGGACTATGTTTAGAACTAAAGTATACTTTCTGGTTATTCAGTgaactattgtggtggccttactgATACTCAAGAGGCTGATAAGCCTTAAGTCCAACAGCAGACTAAACTAAcctatgttgttaaagattcactacctggaacagagttccaagtagcacgggctatggtgagcccgttgaaaAAACTAACCTAGGATGAAAGGCCTTAAGCACAACACCAGACTAAGCTAACCAATGTATGTTGTTTAAGACGTGTAAACATGCTATCAGCCAATGGCACTGTCATGGAATCCGATAGTTTCTTCTCGCCAGTAGGCACAACTCTAGCAAAACATGCCAGCATCACAAAGCGCCGTAAATGACCATACCACAGGCAAGGATCTGTATCTATCCCCCAACAACTTTCACGATAACTTTTACAATCCGGCCACTCAGTGCATGCGACCACCCTTTAATAGCAACCCTAAATTATGATAACATTATTAACATATACAGGAATTGTATTCTATTTTATCtctctacagcagcagcagcagcagtagcagcagcagcagtagcagcaacagcagcaacagcagcaacagcagcagcagcagcaacagcagcagtagcagcagtagcagcagcagcagcaacagcagcagcagcaacagcaacagcaatacTAAATCACACTCACCAGTATATCTACAGcaccaacacctggggtaattgtGTCCCTGTAGCCTAGTACCAATGGAGCCACCAGCACCGAAAGAAgtagtggaagccacctccacccacaactttAAGCCCAAATTCGACAGGAAATTCGAACGCCAAGAATGCGAAATTACAACGCAAGAGGTACAACGAAGCCATTGTAGGCGGGGTATAATGAGCTAAACCTCACTTTTTCGTAGTAACTATAGGGTAAGCACTGTTAGGCAAGCACCAGGCGTAGCTACGGCCTTACATGCTCTCGTAGAAGGGGAACGAAGCGGCACAGCTGAATAGAAAAGCCTACATGCGTGTGATAGTCGAGGTAGTGTCGGGAGAAATGACACTGGAGGCATTAGAGTGACGGCAGCAAATGTAGCGATAACAGGAGTAGGAGCAGTAGTAACTACAATAGTGCTAACAACAGCATCAAtaataacaacagtagcagcaactacaacagtaacaacagcagcagtaattacagtagtaccaacaacaacaacaacaacggcgcCAACAATAGTATCAATAACAGCAGCTGCTTCAAAAGTAACAATAACAGCAGCTGCTTCAAAAGTAACAATAACAGCAGCTGCTTTAAAAGTAACAATAACAGCAGCTGCTTCAAAAGTAACAATAACAGCAGCTGCTTCAAAAGTAACAATAACAGCAGCTGCTTCAAAAGTAACAATAACAGCAGACATTGCAACAACATTAAAAGCAgtagtaacaacaacaataacagcagcTGTAACATACAAAACAGCAGCATCCAAATACGTGTAACATCAACTACTTCAATGAGCATACGTATCAACATCAACACTAACTACACCAAAAACAGCTGCAGCGCCAACATTGTCAGGTGAAACTCTAGCAACAGCACCAACCACACTCTCAGATCAACGAACCTTTTCTCCTACTTCGTTGATAGGCATATACAATAATGGCCAAGACTATTGGTACATATCTACGATAATAGTCAGGGTTATTGGTAGATTTCTATGATAATAGTCAGGGTTATTGGTAGATTTCTACGATAATAGTCAGGGTTATTGGTAGATTTCTACGATAATAGTCAGGGTTATTGGTAGATTTCTACGATAATAGTCAGGGCTATTGTGTAAATCACATCTACGGCAGTCACTGACAGCATAACAGCCTCCACATAACCAACTGCGCCACCACCTCCATCATTaccaacatcgtcaccaccatCTTCAGCACCATCTCCAGCACCAtctccagcaccatcaccaccgtctACAGGGTCTCCAGCACTGTCACCATCTTATCCAGCACAACATCATGTCTACAAATGGCTGCCCTGGGCAGCGTAGAAGCCTCTGGTGGAGGCCGATTGTCTTTACCGTCTGGCTCACTCTGCACATTGGTCACGTCTTAGGTAATGATAATACCATAAAGGATTCACTCACTAATAATACGATGTATTATTCTCAAACGTGAAATATGAAATTCGAAATTATTTAAGTATACCTAGGATTttatttacagaaaaccaaattatTGAGGCAGTTTCAAAGAAAATGAGTTAAGAATAGACTTATGACTTGAATAAATAAACTTATAACTTGAAAATAtcctctgtttaggacaaaggttcacttgccagtttacaagtAGATTATTATTTGAACCGTAATAgactttcagaccatcacaaatatctagataactgtCTAGTTTGTGTGAGAAATAGGTTTGGTGTCTGGTGGTAATCACTTTACCCTGGGGGCAGAGTACACATTTCGGTGACTATATCCTTCATAAATTCAGTTCCTCAGATTTTTAACGATAAAATAGGTGGTCAATAAAGTGCATgtactatataatttaatatatcagATTATATAGCTCTCTTGCTGACACAATCTACTGTCATTTTTAATATATTCCCACTGTAATTGCCGACtggttgtttatatatatatatatatatatatatatatatatatatatatatatatatatatatatatatatatatatatatatatatatatatatatatatataaataaataaccagtCTCACGCCTTACCCAGTCCCATCTCTTTCTCAGTCTCCCTTCTCATCTACTTGGTAGTATCAGGTGTGTCAGGAGGAGCCCCAACCCGAACTACAGCAGGAGGTGGATTCACAACCGCAGAAGGTGGGTTCACTATGGCAGGTGGTGGGGTTC is a window encoding:
- the LOC138356006 gene encoding uncharacterized protein, translating into MVLEMVLEMVLKMVVTMLVMMEVVAQLVMWRLLCSAVIVVVTTAFNVVAMSAVIVTFEAAAVIVTFEAAAVIVTFEAAAVIVTFKAAAVIVTFEAAAVIVTFEAAAVIDTIVGAVVVVVVGTTVITAAVVTVVVAATVVIIDAVVSTIVVTTAPTPVIATFAAVTLMPPVSFLPTLPRLSHACRLFYSAVPLRSPSTRACKAVATPGACLTVLTL